The Mycolicibacterium fluoranthenivorans DNA window GTGCGTTCACCATCGCCAGTTGCGCTGCGGTGTCGAACGTGACCGCCGTGGGCGTCTTGCCGATAAGACTTGCCTCGGCCTCGGGGAGTCGCCACGGCATGGCCGCCACTGCTCCCAAGGCCAGGGCGGCGGCGGTGATGACCCCGTCCTCGATGACGAGACCCGCCGCGACCGAGACCAGGGCGAACGCGTAGCTGTGGCGGTCACGGACTTTCAGGTACCAGGAGTGCTCGGCGAAAGCGGAGGGCGGCAGTTCGATCCCGATGATCAGATCGTGTGGGTCCAGCGCGTTGTCGATCTCCGGGGTGCGGCCGGGCAGCACGAAGAACCGATCGATCGGGATGGTGCGCCGCCCCGTCTCGTTCTGCACATGCACGACGGCATCGAGGACGGCCAGCGCGACGGCCATATCCGACGGGTTGATCGCGACGCAATCGGCGCTCGCTCCGAAGATCGCGTGCTCACGGTTGAAACCGTGCCGCGCGGCGCAGCCACTACCCGGGTCACGCTTGTTGCAGGCGGCGAACACCGTCTGCATGAAGTAGGGGCAGCGGGTGCGCTGCAACAGATTTCCACCCGCGGTGGCCATGTTGCGTAACTGGGTGGTGGCGCCGCTGAGGATCGCGTGTGACAGCACCGGGTACTGGGTGCGGATCAGTGGATGGTTGGCGAGTGCGCTGTTGGTCACCCCGGCCTCGACGAACACCCCGCCGGTATCGGTCGAGGTGATCGACGTCAGGCCCAGACGCCGCAGATCGATCACACCGGACGGCTGCTCGACACCCCCCTTCATCAGGTCGATGAGGTTGGTCCCGCCGGCGAGGTACTTCGCTCCCGTGGTCGTGGCCGCGTCGATCGCGTCCCCGATGCTGGACGCGTGCCGGAACTCGAAGGTTTTCACGGACGCCGCTCTCCGGCGACGCTCTCGATCGCGTCGGCGATGTTGGCGTAGGCACCGCACCGACAGATGTTGCCCGCCATCCGTTCCCGGATCTCGGGTGCGGTGAGTCGGGGGCAGCCGGTGATCACGTCGGCCCGGGATCCCTCGAAGGTGGCCATGCTCAGGTCACCTCGCTGGTACTCGGCGAGCATGGCGTGGGCGGAGGAGATCTGCCCGGGTGTGCAATACCCGCACTGGAATCCGTCACAGTCCAGAAAGGCCTGCTGCAGCGGGTGCAGGTCGACGCCGTCGGCGATGCCTTCGATGGTGAGGACATCGCTTCCGTCGACCGACGCCGCCAAGGTCAGGCAGCTGAGTACACGTTCACCGTCCAGCGACACCGTGCACGCGCCGCACAGCCCGTGATCGCACCCCTTCTTGGTCCCGGTCATGTGCAACCGCTCTCGGAGCAGGTCCAGCAACGTCGATCTGATGTCGACCGTCATCCGGTGGGTTTGGCCGTTGATGTGCAGCTCCACCTCGGTCTCACCGCTCATCGGGTGACCTCGTGTCCGCCGGCCGGTACGGGATCATCAGGTCCTCCAAGGTGATCGGCAGGTCACGCAACCGCTTGCCGGTGGCGTGGTGGATGGCGTTGGCGATGGCGGCGGGGACTCCGCAGGTGCCGATCTCACCGATGCCGCGTACGCCGATCGGATCGAGGCCGTAGTCGGGCGCGTCGACGAAGGAGATGTCGAATTCGGGCCGGTCGGCGTGTGTGGGCACGTAGTACTCACCGATCGGCAGTGCCGTCCGGTCGTCGTCGGGCACCTGTTCGAGCAAGGCCATGCCGAGTCCGAAGGTGATACCGCCCATCACCTGATTGCGGGCGAGTTTCGGGTTGAGCACCCGCCCGCAGTCCATCACCGCGACCCACCGGATCACGCTGGCACGGCCGAGGTGCTCGTCGACCTCGACTTCACAGAAGTGCACGCCGAAGGACTGAAACGCCTGCGCGCTCTGGTCCCCCGCGTCGCTGCCGGCGACGAAGGTCAACTGGTCTGCGAAGGCGCCGACCGCCGCGGGTGCGCAGGCGGCGATATCCACCCCGGCGGGGTCGGCGCCGAAGTACGGCGAGTCGGGGTCCTCGGTGAGCAGGACCAGCAATCGGCGCTTCCACTCGGTGGCAGCGGCGAAGACTGCGGAGCCCACGGTAGCGGTGGTCTGCGAGGCTCCGCTGTAAGGTGCGGCGGGGAATTCGGAGTCGCCGGACAGAAAACTCACCCGGTGCATCGGGAGTCCGGTGGCATCCGCGGCGACCTGCGTCATCACGGTACGCACCCCGGTACCGACTTCGTGTGTGGCCGAGGAGAATTCGACATGACCGTCGGCAGACGTCAGCACCCGGCAGCCGGCGGGCATGCGCCGGCCGGGATACGTGGCGGTGGCCATCCCCCAGCCGACCTGGACACCGCCGCGCTGTAGTGAGCGCGGCGCCGCGGGCCGGTCGCGCCAACCGAAGCGCTGCGCCCCTTGTGCGTAGCAGTCGAGCAGATGCTTGCCCGACCACGGCTTGCCGCTGGCCTGATCGAGATCGGCGTGATTGCGGATCCGCAGGTCGAGCGGATCGATGTGCGCGCGCTCGGCGAGCTCATCGATGGCCACCTCGAGAGCGAACAGTCCGGGCGCCTCGCCCGGGCCACGCATGAAACATGGTGTCGGCGCGTTGATCCGGGCCGTCCGGTGCGACACGACCAGGTGCGCGGACTGGTAGAGGAACCGGGTCGACAGTCCTGCCGGCTCGCAGAAGTGCGCGACGGTCGAGGTCTCGGTCACGGTGTGGTGCTCGGTACTACCGATATGTCCGTCGCCGTCGGCGATCAGCGTCACCTCCTGGTGGGTGCGCGGGCGGTGACCCGTCGAGGTGAACATCTGATCGCGGGTGAGTACCAGCTTGACCGGCCGTTGCACCTCCCGGGCCACGACCGCGCACAGGACGACATGCATCCACAGAAAGCTCTTCGACCCGAAGGCGCCACCCACCAAGGGCGACAGGATGCGAAGGTGATCCTCCGGTATCCCGAGGTAGGCGGCCAGGGCCATCCGTTCCCCGGCGATCCATCGCGTGGAGTCGTGGATTGTCAGGTGATCGCCGTCCCACTGCGCGATCGTCGCCGACAGTTCGATGGGGTAATGCGCGTTCCTCGGTGTGGTGTAGCGCGCATCGACGCGCGTGACCGCGCTCTCCGGCAACGGTGCGACACCGCGCTGATCCTGGAGTTTCTCTTCTTCCAGCTTCACGAAATGGTCGGGACGATAACTGCCGTGCCTGATCTGGCCGCCCTTCTCGTCCGGCGCCGTCGGTGCGGCCAGCACCGCGGCAGCGTTCAGCAGTGCGGGCGCGGCCTGATAGGTCAGTTCGAACAGCGATGCCGCGCCGGTGGCGTTCTCCAGGCTGTCGGCGACCACCACGGCCATGTGCTGACCCACATACTGCACCGTCAGATCCGACAGCGGCGGGCGACGCTCCAGCGGCAGGTCGTACGTCAGCTCGTCGGGTAAGACCTTGAGCTCAGGGCAGTTCAGCGGGGTCAGCACATGCAGCACTCCGGGCGCCCGGCCGACCCGGTCGGCACCGGAGCGCAGGGAATCCTCGGTGACATGGCCGTGCGGGATCTCGGATTGCACCAGCACCGCGTGCACCAGACCGGGCACGGCGACGTCGGCGGTGTAGTGGGCGCGACCGGTCACTTTGTCCACGCCCTCGACACGGCTGACCGGTCGCCCCACGCTTTCCGACGCCGTCGGCATATCCTGTGACCTCTCCTCCGTGTCTGCCCACTCCAGCGTCGCCGCGGCGCGGTGCGCCGTCATCAGTCATGTGACTGATGACGGGTGTCCGAGGGTGCTCTCACACTGAAGTTCGCGTCCGAACCGGGGAGGGCAGCGACGTGACGGCGAACCCGCATGGCCTCGCGCTCGACCCTGCCGCGCAGGCGTTCCTGGTATCCGCCGGATCTCACCCGCTCACGCACACCCACGCCGCGGCCGCCCAGCGTGCCGCCTGGGCCGAGCTGCAACGGGATACGTCCGGAACGGACACCGCCGCACAGATCTCCGAACGCTGGACCACAGTCGAGACACCCGACCACGGATCCCTGCGAGTCCGCATCGTCGAGCGATCGGATCGCACCGCCCCTTCGGCGGCAGTGCTGTATCTGCACGGCGGCGGCTGGGTCCGCGGAGACGCCTCGACCCACGACCGGATCGTTCGTGAGTTGGCGATCAGGTCGGGCGCCGCCGTGATCTTCCCCGAGTATGCGCTGTGCCCAGAGGTGCGCTATCCCGTCGCCCTGGAGCAGGCCTACGCCACCGCGCAGTGGGTGATCACCCGCGGCGCCGAGCACGGTCTGGACCCCGCCCGGCTCGCCGTCGCGGGCGACTCCGAGGGCGCCAACCTCGCGATCGCCGTGATACTGCTGGCGTTGCAGCGCAAGTCTTTTCAGTTCCGCCACCTGGTGGCATTCACGCCGGTCACGGACGTGGATTTCGCGACTCCGTCCTACCTGCGCTTCGCGCAGGGCTACGGCCTGCACCGGGACACCATGCAATGGCACTGGGACCAGTACGCCCCGAATCCCCAGGACCGCACGCTGGACACCGTCTGCCCGCTACGCGCCGAGGACCGCGACCTGGCGCGCTTTCCCCCGTCGTTGATCATCACCGCCGAAGCCGATGTCGTCCGTGACGAAGGCGAGGCCTTCTCAGCGCGGTTGCGCGCGGCCGGCGCCGTCTCTGCCGCGGTGCGGTACGAGGGCACGATTCACGACTTCGTGGTGGTGAACGCCCTGCGGGAGTCCGGTGCGGCCAAAGCGGCCACCGCACAGGCGGCGGCCGCGCTGGCTGCCGCGCTCAGCTGGTGAACTCCCGAAGTTCGTGACGCCGCGTCACGCCCAGTTTCGGATATACGTGATAGAGGTGGGAGGCAATGGTGCGCGGCGAGAGTTTCAGCCGCTCGGCAATCTCCCGATTGGTCAGACCCGACGCGGCCAACGCGACGATCTGACGTTCCTGGGCCGTCAACGCGTGCAGCGCATTTCGGGGAGCTGACGCGGTGTCCGGCACCCCGGCCGCGCGCAACTCGGAACGCGCGATCTCGCTCAGGGGTTGCACCCCCAGTCGCTCGAACACCTCCAGTGCGGCACTGAGCAACAGCTTGGCCTCAGCGGGTCGGCGGGCCCGGCGCAACCACTCGCCGTAGTGCAACCGCGCCCGGGCCCGGTCCAGTGGCCACTGTTCGCCCGCCGGGTCGAACACCGCGAGCTTGTAGTGACGTTCGGCCCGGTGCCCGGCCGTCGCGAGTGCCGTGGCCTGATGTTGCAGAAGGCGAAGGCGTGCCGGTGGTTTGACCATCACCTGCCTACTGATCCGGACAAGGAGCGGCGCCACCTCCTCGGTCCGACCACACCGCGTCGCGGCCCAGGCGAGGTCGGCAACCGCGCGGTAGGAGATCACGAAGTGCGCAGGATCGGCATTGCTGAGGAACATCGCCCCGAAGCGCCGGTATGCCTCCTCGAAATCCCCCGATACGACCGCGATCCAGCCCGAGGCGCGCATCAGGGCCACTTCGGTGGCCCGCGGCGGGGCTGCGGACCCCGGGGCGACGGCGCGGGCCTCCTTCAGGGCGGCGCTCGCGCCGTCCACGTCACCCCGGAAGGCGAGCAGTGCGGCGGTGCAGGCCTTGATCTCGCGGTCGACCAACGTGATCGACCGGACGGCGCTGATCGGGGCGGCGGCGGTGAGCAGGTGCGTCAACTCTTCCCATCGACCGGTGTCCAGCAGCGCCCACGCCAGCGGCGCCAGCGCGAAGGTGAACCCGCGCAACCCGTCCAGACTCGCCACATCCCCGACGACGATGCCGAGCTCCTGCGCCGCGACGGCCGTGTCCTCGCTGGAATAGGCCATCGCACCGGCGATCAACCGTCGTGCCATGTTCGCCGGCGTTCCGGGCTGCGGTCGCAGCAGAGCGCGGTCGAACACGCGAGGCCGGGCACCGGCCGAACCAGCCGTCTCGGCGTACATCGCGATATGGGCCCGCTGCAGCGACGCGACGCCCACCGGGAACGGCAGCGAGAACCGGCTTGCCACGGTGGGTAATTCGAGGGTTTCCAGCCACCGACGGAGGTCCCGGCGATGGTCGAGTTCCCCTGAGTAGTACGCGGCGCCCGCTGCCGCGTACAGCAGCGCCAACTCCAGGTGCCGGTCGACGGGGCGCCGGCCATCGAGGATGGACCGGACGGTGTCGACCGCTTCGGTGGGACGCGCGTATTGCAGCAGCGCGGAGGCCCGGGTCAGCGCGGCGAACCCGGCGACATCGGCGTCCTGGGCCTCCCGCAGCGGCACGTCGGTGAGCGCCATGGCCCAACCTGGATCGCCCCCGAAATTGGCCGCACTGGCAGCCTGGGCGTACCGGCGAGCCGCGTCACCGCGCTGCGGACTCATCTCGGCCGCCCGTTGCAGTGCGCGCGCCAGCTCCAATTCCGTTCCCGGACAGGACGATATGGTGGCCGACTGTTCCAGCGCCTGGGCAATCTCCTCATCCGGACCGGGTGCAGCGGCGGCGAGATGCCACGCCCGCAGACTCTCCTTCAGCCCTGGGGTGGCGGCCAGCGCCACGTGAGCGGCCCGCTGCATGCCCAGGTCGCCGGCGGCGTATGCCGCCGACCGGATGATCGCGTTGGCGAAGATCACGCGCCGGTCGTCGGTGAATTCGACGATGCCGGCGGCGCGGGCGGGTTGCCAGTGGGCGAAGTCGTCCGCGCGGCCGGCGGCCCGGGTGATCGCATCGATGCTCTCGTACCCGGTGGCGGCCGCCGCCACCAGCAGCAGCTTCCGGGTGTCGGCGGGCAGCGCGGCGATCTGGTTGACGAAGACCGGATGGTGCCCGGCCAGTTCGTTCATGGTGGCGCCGTGGAACGTCCTGGTCTTGTTGCGGCCATAGGCGCGGGCCAACTCGATCAACGCCAGCGGATTGCCACGCGACCAGCGGATCACCTCGCCGCGCACGCTGCGATCCGGTTGATGTGGTTGCACGTCCAGCAGTTCGGCCGACGACGCCGCCGAAAGCGGTGGCACGTCGATGCTGTCGATGGACCTTGCCACGCCGCCGAGCACGTCGCGGCGCCGTGCGGTGAACAGTGCCCGGACCCGTGTGCCCGCCAGCTGCGCGACCAGGGCGAAGAGAAATTCGCCCGCATCGCTTCCCCATTGGTCGATATCGTCGACCAGCAGGACGGTCGGCGCGGAGGTGGCCTCCAGCAACGCCACCACCGCGTCGGCCAGCGGCGCCGCATAGGCGTGCGGGGTCTCGCCGCCGTCGAACAGGTTGCGCAGTACCCGCTGCAGGCCCCACGGCAGCTGCTCGCAGTGGTGGCGAAGCGGCCACAACACCGTGGCCAACCGCACATGCACGGGCGAACTGGACGCGCCGGCGAGCCACAGCACCTGCACGCCGTCATCGGCGCCGGCGGCTGCGCGGCGCAGCAGTGCGGTCTTGCCGATCCCCGCCTGCCCGATGACCAGGAGCGCGGGCGGTGCTCCGGGTGCGTTGTTCACCACCGCCGAAAGTGCGGCGATGACGCAGTCTCGACCGATGAGACGCGGCGCACTGTGCACCACTGTCATCGCCACAACGCCTCGGTGAGAAACCACGCTCCCTGTTCGATGGCAGCCCGGGTGGGCGGCGTGTCGGCCAACTGCTTGAGGACGACGAAATCGTGCACGGTGCCCAGGTAGCGCAACGCCGTCACGTCGACTCCCGCGGCGCGCAACTTCGCCGCGAAACCCGCCCCTTCGTCGCGAACCACATCGGCCTCTGCGGTGACGACCATCGTCGGCGGCAGACCGGCCAGGTCCTCAGTCGCGGCGTACAACGGTGACACGGTGGGACATTCGGGGTCGTCATCGCAATACTGCTGCCAGTACCAGGCCTGTTCGTCGCTACTGACCAGATAGTTCGCACCGAAGATGCGGTGGGACTCGGAGCGGCACAGTGCATCCGTGGGCGGGTAGTAGACGAGTTGCGCCCGAAGGCGCGGCCCGCCGCGGGATTTGGTCAGCATCGCCACCGCGATCGCCAGTGTCGCGCCCGCACAGTCACCGGCGATCGCGAACTCCCTCGCGTTCAGTTCGAGATCGTCGGCGTGGGCATGGATCCACCGCAGCATGGCGTAGCACTCCTCCAGCGCCACCGGGTAACGCGCCTCCGGGGTGCGGCTGTACTCGGGTACCACCATCGACACCCGGCACCTGAGGGCGAACTCGGCGATCACGTCGGCATGGGTGTCGGCATCACCGAACATCCACTGGCCGCCGTGCAGGTAGAAGACCGCGGGCAGTCGACCGTGCACTCCCTGCGGGCGCACGATCCAGAACCCGGTGAGCCCCGACGGTCCCACCGGTGCGGTGTGGAACCGCGCGACCGTGCCGACCCGATCTAGGCCGGACTGCTGGGCCTCCCGCAACGCCACCCGTCCGTCTTCGGGGCCGAGGTCACGCATGGTCGGCGGGATTCTCATCGCGGCCAGCAGGCGGGCGGTCGCCGGATCGAGGACCACCCCGCCGGAGTGCTGATGGGAGCTCACTGGTTGCGCCTTGTCGCCAAGACGCGGTCATCGTGACCGCGTCATCCTCGAATGATAGGCCCGGGCCACCACACCGGCTCGGCTTCCGCAGGCGGGAGACCCCTCAGTCATCCGACTGATGACGAGAGCGTGGGTGCCGACGGACACTCGAGCAATTGGTGGCTGGCAGGTAGCGCTGGGGTACCACTGGCGGTCCCCTCGATTACCGGCAGCGTCCATGACAGACCGCCGGTAGGTCGGCGACAGTGAACGACAACACCACGCAGGAGGAACCGCATGAGCACGATCACGACCACCGACGGCACCGAGATCTTCTACAAGGACTGGGGTCAGGGCCAACCCATCGTCTTCAGCCACGGCTGGCCGCTGTCCTCCGATGACTGGGACAACCAGATGCTGTTCTTCCTCTCGCACGGCTACCGCGTCGTCGCGCACGACCGGCGCGGCCACGGACGGTCCACCCAAACCCCCGGCGGACACGATCTGGATCACTACGCCGATGACCTGGCTGCCCTGGTAGAAGCACTCGACCTGCACGATGCCATCCATGTCGGCCACTCCACCGGCGGTGGTGAAGTCGTCCGCTTCCTGGCGCGGCACGGTGCCCAGCGCGCCGCGAAAGCCGCACTCATCAGCGCAGTTCCACCGCTCATGGTGCAGACCGAGGCCAACCCCGAAGGCCTGCCCAAATCGGTGTTCGACGACTTGCAGGCCCAGTTGGCCGCCAACCGCTCGGAGTTCTACCGGGCGCTTCCGTCGGGGCCGTTCTACAACTACGACAAGCCGGGCGTGCAGTCGTCGGAAGCCATCATCGAAAACTGGTGGCGCCAGGGCATGATGGGCGACGCACTGTCGCACTATGACGGAATCGTCGCGTTCTCGCAGACCGACTTCACCGAGGATCTCAAGAAGATCACCATCCCCACCTTGGTGATGCACAGCGTGGACGACCAGATCGTGCCCTACGTCGCGTCCGGGCCGAAATCCGCTGCGCTCCTGCAGAACGGGACCTTGAAGACCTACCGCGACAACTTCCCGCACGGTATGCCCACCACCCACGCCGACGTCATCAACGCCGATCTGCTGCACTTCCTGAAGCTCTGATCGGCAAACGGGATGCCACACCTGCCCCACCCGCAGCGCGACGCAGGGGCGGTGCACTGACGTGCATTGCCTCATCATCGGCGGCTCCCTCGGCGGGCTTGCCGCCGCCCATGAGATGCGGTGGACCGGAGCCGATATCGCGGTCTACGAACGCTCCGTCGACCGCACCCAACCGCGCGGCGCGGGCATCGTCATGCAGCCCGAAGTCGCCGAACTGCTCGCGAAGATCGACAGGTCGGTGCCCTCGGTCAGTGTCGCCTTGTCCGAACGCCAACAGTTGCACCGGCACGGCGAGCCGCACCGATACTCGGCACCGCAATGGATGACGGCGTGGGACACCCTGTATCACGCCCTTCGTGAACCTCTGGGCGGCGAGAGTGTGCGGATGAACAGCACGCTGACCGGCCTGAGCCTCGACGCCGGGCGGGTCACCGCGGGATTCGGCGACGGCCACGAATCGACAGGCGATTTCGTGGTCGGCGTCGACGGGATCGGCTCCACCACACGACAGTTGCTCACCGGCCGCAGCGATCTGAAGTACAGCGGATATGTGGCCTTCCGGGGGCTGGAACCCGAGGCGGATGTACCCGAACACCTGCTGGCGCTGCTCGCGGGGCGGTTCACCATGTTCGCCGTCCCCGGCCTGCAGATGCTGTGCTACCTGGTGCCGGGTGCGGACGGGCAACGCGCCGCCGGTGAGCGTCGCGTGAACTGGGTCTGCTACGTCAACACCGCGGCGGCCCGACTCGCCGAGCTGATGACCGGGCGTTCGGGCCAGCGGTTCGACCAGTTCCTGCCGCCCGGCGAGCTCACCGAACAGTCCCAGACCGCCCTGCTCGAACTCGCAGCGCGTGAACTGCCACCGCAGCTCGCCGAATTGATCGGGGTGTCACGAGTTTTCCTGCAGCCCGTCTTCGACCTTCCGCCCGCACAGATGGCGGCCGACCACATCGCCTTGATCGGTGACGCGGCAGGTACCGTCCGCCCGCACACCGCGTCGGGAACCTCGAAAGCGTTCGGCGACGCCGCCGGATTGGCCGCCGTGCTCACCGGTTGGCGGCCCGGCTCCGCGTTACCCGTCGGTGCGCTACGTGGCTGGGAACATGCGCGCCTGTCTCATCTGCGGGCGGTGGCGGCCGGCGGCATCCGACTGGCCGGCCAGTCCGCTCTCGGACCCGGCGGACCGCAATACCTGACCGCCGAAGAGAGGATCCGATGACGGGGTCGATCAGCGCCGACCATCAGGAGTGGACGATCGTCGACTGCGAAGACCTGGGGGTTATCAAGGTGCGCCTCGTCAGGCCGACGGCGATCACCGATCCCGTCCCCGCCATCGTCTTTCTCCGCGGCGGCGACCTCTTCCCCGAAGCAGCGGGCTCACGAGATCGGTTGGTGCAGCAGCTGGTCCTGCAGACCGGCGCCACGGTGGTCTGCCCGGACTACGGTTCCGTCTGGAGCGCCAGGTATCCCCGGACCGTCGAGCAGATCTACGCGGTATGCCGATGGGTGCTCGCGCACGGCGCCGCCCACGGCATCGACCCCACCCGGATGGCGATTGCCGGTGACTCCGCGGGCGCCACCCTGGCGATCTCGGTCGCCCTGATGTCGGTACAGCG harbors:
- a CDS encoding FAD binding domain-containing protein, with amino-acid sequence MKTFEFRHASSIGDAIDAATTTGAKYLAGGTNLIDLMKGGVEQPSGVIDLRRLGLTSITSTDTGGVFVEAGVTNSALANHPLIRTQYPVLSHAILSGATTQLRNMATAGGNLLQRTRCPYFMQTVFAACNKRDPGSGCAARHGFNREHAIFGASADCVAINPSDMAVALAVLDAVVHVQNETGRRTIPIDRFFVLPGRTPEIDNALDPHDLIIGIELPPSAFAEHSWYLKVRDRHSYAFALVSVAAGLVIEDGVITAAALALGAVAAMPWRLPEAEASLIGKTPTAVTFDTAAQLAMVNAQPLSQNGFKVDLGRHSVVRALTLAAVDRGAEPAPDTSG
- a CDS encoding (2Fe-2S)-binding protein; protein product: MSGETEVELHINGQTHRMTVDIRSTLLDLLRERLHMTGTKKGCDHGLCGACTVSLDGERVLSCLTLAASVDGSDVLTIEGIADGVDLHPLQQAFLDCDGFQCGYCTPGQISSAHAMLAEYQRGDLSMATFEGSRADVITGCPRLTAPEIRERMAGNICRCGAYANIADAIESVAGERRP
- a CDS encoding xanthine dehydrogenase family protein molybdopterin-binding subunit, with translation MPTASESVGRPVSRVEGVDKVTGRAHYTADVAVPGLVHAVLVQSEIPHGHVTEDSLRSGADRVGRAPGVLHVLTPLNCPELKVLPDELTYDLPLERRPPLSDLTVQYVGQHMAVVVADSLENATGAASLFELTYQAAPALLNAAAVLAAPTAPDEKGGQIRHGSYRPDHFVKLEEEKLQDQRGVAPLPESAVTRVDARYTTPRNAHYPIELSATIAQWDGDHLTIHDSTRWIAGERMALAAYLGIPEDHLRILSPLVGGAFGSKSFLWMHVVLCAVVAREVQRPVKLVLTRDQMFTSTGHRPRTHQEVTLIADGDGHIGSTEHHTVTETSTVAHFCEPAGLSTRFLYQSAHLVVSHRTARINAPTPCFMRGPGEAPGLFALEVAIDELAERAHIDPLDLRIRNHADLDQASGKPWSGKHLLDCYAQGAQRFGWRDRPAAPRSLQRGGVQVGWGMATATYPGRRMPAGCRVLTSADGHVEFSSATHEVGTGVRTVMTQVAADATGLPMHRVSFLSGDSEFPAAPYSGASQTTATVGSAVFAAATEWKRRLLVLLTEDPDSPYFGADPAGVDIAACAPAAVGAFADQLTFVAGSDAGDQSAQAFQSFGVHFCEVEVDEHLGRASVIRWVAVMDCGRVLNPKLARNQVMGGITFGLGMALLEQVPDDDRTALPIGEYYVPTHADRPEFDISFVDAPDYGLDPIGVRGIGEIGTCGVPAAIANAIHHATGKRLRDLPITLEDLMIPYRPADTRSPDER
- a CDS encoding alpha/beta hydrolase, which codes for MTANPHGLALDPAAQAFLVSAGSHPLTHTHAAAAQRAAWAELQRDTSGTDTAAQISERWTTVETPDHGSLRVRIVERSDRTAPSAAVLYLHGGGWVRGDASTHDRIVRELAIRSGAAVIFPEYALCPEVRYPVALEQAYATAQWVITRGAEHGLDPARLAVAGDSEGANLAIAVILLALQRKSFQFRHLVAFTPVTDVDFATPSYLRFAQGYGLHRDTMQWHWDQYAPNPQDRTLDTVCPLRAEDRDLARFPPSLIITAEADVVRDEGEAFSARLRAAGAVSAAVRYEGTIHDFVVVNALRESGAAKAATAQAAAALAAALSW
- a CDS encoding helix-turn-helix transcriptional regulator, which produces MTVVHSAPRLIGRDCVIAALSAVVNNAPGAPPALLVIGQAGIGKTALLRRAAAGADDGVQVLWLAGASSSPVHVRLATVLWPLRHHCEQLPWGLQRVLRNLFDGGETPHAYAAPLADAVVALLEATSAPTVLLVDDIDQWGSDAGEFLFALVAQLAGTRVRALFTARRRDVLGGVARSIDSIDVPPLSAASSAELLDVQPHQPDRSVRGEVIRWSRGNPLALIELARAYGRNKTRTFHGATMNELAGHHPVFVNQIAALPADTRKLLLVAAAATGYESIDAITRAAGRADDFAHWQPARAAGIVEFTDDRRVIFANAIIRSAAYAAGDLGMQRAAHVALAATPGLKESLRAWHLAAAAPGPDEEIAQALEQSATISSCPGTELELARALQRAAEMSPQRGDAARRYAQAASAANFGGDPGWAMALTDVPLREAQDADVAGFAALTRASALLQYARPTEAVDTVRSILDGRRPVDRHLELALLYAAAGAAYYSGELDHRRDLRRWLETLELPTVASRFSLPFPVGVASLQRAHIAMYAETAGSAGARPRVFDRALLRPQPGTPANMARRLIAGAMAYSSEDTAVAAQELGIVVGDVASLDGLRGFTFALAPLAWALLDTGRWEELTHLLTAAAPISAVRSITLVDREIKACTAALLAFRGDVDGASAALKEARAVAPGSAAPPRATEVALMRASGWIAVVSGDFEEAYRRFGAMFLSNADPAHFVISYRAVADLAWAATRCGRTEEVAPLLVRISRQVMVKPPARLRLLQHQATALATAGHRAERHYKLAVFDPAGEQWPLDRARARLHYGEWLRRARRPAEAKLLLSAALEVFERLGVQPLSEIARSELRAAGVPDTASAPRNALHALTAQERQIVALAASGLTNREIAERLKLSPRTIASHLYHVYPKLGVTRRHELREFTS
- a CDS encoding alpha/beta hydrolase, with protein sequence MSSHQHSGGVVLDPATARLLAAMRIPPTMRDLGPEDGRVALREAQQSGLDRVGTVARFHTAPVGPSGLTGFWIVRPQGVHGRLPAVFYLHGGQWMFGDADTHADVIAEFALRCRVSMVVPEYSRTPEARYPVALEECYAMLRWIHAHADDLELNAREFAIAGDCAGATLAIAVAMLTKSRGGPRLRAQLVYYPPTDALCRSESHRIFGANYLVSSDEQAWYWQQYCDDDPECPTVSPLYAATEDLAGLPPTMVVTAEADVVRDEGAGFAAKLRAAGVDVTALRYLGTVHDFVVLKQLADTPPTRAAIEQGAWFLTEALWR
- a CDS encoding alpha/beta fold hydrolase, with translation MSTITTTDGTEIFYKDWGQGQPIVFSHGWPLSSDDWDNQMLFFLSHGYRVVAHDRRGHGRSTQTPGGHDLDHYADDLAALVEALDLHDAIHVGHSTGGGEVVRFLARHGAQRAAKAALISAVPPLMVQTEANPEGLPKSVFDDLQAQLAANRSEFYRALPSGPFYNYDKPGVQSSEAIIENWWRQGMMGDALSHYDGIVAFSQTDFTEDLKKITIPTLVMHSVDDQIVPYVASGPKSAALLQNGTLKTYRDNFPHGMPTTHADVINADLLHFLKL
- a CDS encoding FAD-dependent monooxygenase encodes the protein MHCLIIGGSLGGLAAAHEMRWTGADIAVYERSVDRTQPRGAGIVMQPEVAELLAKIDRSVPSVSVALSERQQLHRHGEPHRYSAPQWMTAWDTLYHALREPLGGESVRMNSTLTGLSLDAGRVTAGFGDGHESTGDFVVGVDGIGSTTRQLLTGRSDLKYSGYVAFRGLEPEADVPEHLLALLAGRFTMFAVPGLQMLCYLVPGADGQRAAGERRVNWVCYVNTAAARLAELMTGRSGQRFDQFLPPGELTEQSQTALLELAARELPPQLAELIGVSRVFLQPVFDLPPAQMAADHIALIGDAAGTVRPHTASGTSKAFGDAAGLAAVLTGWRPGSALPVGALRGWEHARLSHLRAVAAGGIRLAGQSALGPGGPQYLTAEERIR